A genomic region of Chondrinema litorale contains the following coding sequences:
- a CDS encoding RagB/SusD family nutrient uptake outer membrane protein, giving the protein MKRKFLIILAIFGMWACEDDLIQAPISSSSSLNFYQDADDFEQAVNATYNALDGYAVRHFMLSDIRSDLIYSPGTGVRDWNPVNNFENTLSTNVLMSEAWDANFNGILRANTVLDKIDESLVPDADVRNRLIGEAKFLRALFYFDLVRWFGKVPLLDHVVTPTEALEIPRSAVADVYELIEADLTDAISDLPESYSVQGRATSLAAKALLAKVYLTKSGPSYGIEGPGLDANMYSEALTLLNDVINSGQFSWVNDYASIFSYDNEGNSDIVFDEQNINDLSTGDRGIGTILPTSMYDEAYGRTVTPFAGGVPGDSPIRPSESFLATFDEADVRDDFAILPFYIDDNNNQVNNPQFVKFLDLNKLPADRFNWGINFPIIRYTDVLMMKAEALLQSGGSQTDVDAIVNMVRERAGLDAVSNVDLDMLLEERAKEFMAEGLRWHDLVRTGKVLEVMNAWEVEDDASEKIDGVNAYEIIYAIPLDQLDVKEGLYEQNEGY; this is encoded by the coding sequence ATGAAAAGAAAATTTTTAATTATACTAGCGATATTTGGGATGTGGGCTTGTGAAGACGATCTGATTCAAGCGCCAATCTCAAGTTCAAGTTCATTAAATTTCTATCAAGATGCAGATGACTTCGAACAAGCTGTAAATGCTACTTATAATGCTCTAGATGGATATGCTGTAAGACACTTTATGTTGTCAGACATTCGTTCAGATCTTATTTATTCGCCTGGAACTGGTGTTAGAGACTGGAACCCTGTAAATAACTTCGAAAATACTCTTTCTACTAATGTATTGATGAGTGAAGCTTGGGATGCAAATTTTAATGGCATTTTAAGAGCCAATACAGTATTGGATAAAATTGATGAATCACTTGTACCAGATGCAGATGTGAGAAACAGATTGATTGGTGAAGCAAAATTTTTAAGAGCTTTATTCTACTTCGATTTAGTTCGTTGGTTCGGCAAAGTGCCTTTGCTAGACCATGTTGTAACACCAACAGAAGCACTAGAAATACCAAGATCAGCAGTTGCTGATGTGTATGAGTTAATAGAAGCAGACTTAACTGATGCGATTAGCGATCTTCCAGAATCTTATTCTGTGCAAGGTAGAGCGACTTCTTTGGCGGCAAAAGCATTATTGGCAAAAGTTTATTTAACTAAATCAGGTCCGTCTTATGGTATTGAAGGTCCGGGTTTAGATGCTAATATGTATTCGGAAGCACTTACACTTTTAAATGATGTAATTAACAGTGGGCAGTTTTCTTGGGTAAATGATTATGCTTCAATTTTCAGCTACGATAATGAAGGAAACTCTGATATCGTTTTTGATGAGCAAAATATCAACGATTTATCAACTGGAGATAGAGGTATTGGTACTATATTACCAACTAGTATGTATGATGAAGCTTATGGTAGAACTGTTACGCCATTTGCTGGTGGGGTTCCGGGTGATTCTCCAATTAGACCATCAGAATCTTTTCTAGCAACTTTTGATGAGGCTGATGTAAGAGACGATTTTGCCATCTTACCTTTCTACATCGATGATAATAACAATCAGGTAAATAACCCGCAATTTGTAAAATTCCTAGATTTAAATAAACTACCAGCAGACCGCTTTAACTGGGGTATTAACTTCCCAATTATCAGATATACAGATGTATTAATGATGAAAGCAGAAGCCTTGTTACAATCAGGTGGAAGCCAAACAGATGTAGATGCCATCGTGAATATGGTAAGAGAAAGAGCAGGACTTGATGCAGTAAGCAATGTAGATTTAGATATGCTTTTAGAGGAAAGAGCTAAAGAATTTATGGCCGAAGGTTTACGCTGGCATGATTTAGTAAGAACTGGAAAAGTTTTAGAAGTAATGAATGCTTGGGAAGTTGAAGATGATGCTTCTGAAAAAATTGATGGAGTAAATGCTTACGAAATTATTTATGCAATTCCATTAGATCAGCTAGATGTTAAAGAAGGCTTGTACGAACAAAACGAAGGGTATTAA
- a CDS encoding glycoside hydrolase family 31 protein, which yields MKLSEITLLTLAILVFNFGAIAQTGIGNYQSGFKQEGNIIYFSNENADVQLEFCTPEILRIRSIWDRNFEANEPYMVSKYDWQTVNLTTKEENNQFNISTEKLDIKINKSPFSITISDKNGKVLLADHDTGHFTSDKQVAATKKLFPDDHFFGFGERMDVLDRRGKKVELNVGRGIGRPHIIGAYNVLKANYCPVPFFMSTRGYGIFMHNPYETNWDMGSTDPESFTFSAINGELDYYFIYGPDFPHILDNYTSITGKAPLMPKFALGLQVGTYSGGTWGHEEMTSTDYVVALARRFRTMGIPLDILHLDSTWRIFGKTGGKGATTFEWRPTFVNPEAMFDSLYAMDINMVGVHIRPRFDNGNKLNLLEQAQAKGLVYPEEGSPGEFVNFFDQKSVDWWWDNGVMNVASMGAMFFKTDEGSAFGRKANESDKVGPTSEEAKKLHNIFPIAYAKAPYEKFSEYNGIRGMNMTREGYAGIQRYPYIFAGDWPSEWQYFAPVIKAGLNIGVSGVGNWAHCMGGFEHDADPELYIRWCQFGMFSPVAHLFGMDHPGYKEPWNYGEEALKIFKQYDLLRYSLIPYIYSHSYEMYQTGMPLMRALVLEYQDDENVFEIADQYMFGSSMMICPVTEKGAQTRVVYLPEGNWINYWTGELYGGKEYYSVLSPLDQMPIFVKEGSIIPMQDAPQFIGAEPVPQIKLDIYPGKDASFELYEDDGKSMKYQEGSYALTTINTTSTDKEVTVSVAKPEGDFQLPDRNYLMQIHMESAPKSVSVNTKSLNKLATWNNGSEKGWYFDSSQKLLYIHPEMSKNKEIAVSILKN from the coding sequence ATGAAACTATCAGAAATTACTTTACTAACCTTAGCAATATTGGTATTTAACTTTGGGGCAATCGCACAAACCGGTATTGGCAACTATCAGTCAGGTTTTAAGCAGGAGGGAAACATCATCTATTTCTCAAATGAAAATGCTGATGTTCAACTTGAATTTTGCACACCGGAAATCCTACGAATAAGAAGCATTTGGGATAGAAATTTTGAAGCCAATGAGCCTTATATGGTAAGTAAATACGATTGGCAAACCGTAAACCTCACTACAAAAGAAGAAAATAATCAATTCAATATCAGCACAGAAAAGCTCGATATTAAGATCAATAAAAGTCCATTTTCAATCACCATTTCAGATAAAAATGGCAAAGTGCTGCTAGCCGATCATGATACAGGTCATTTTACTAGCGATAAGCAAGTAGCAGCCACAAAGAAATTATTTCCCGACGATCACTTCTTTGGTTTTGGAGAAAGAATGGATGTGTTAGATAGAAGAGGGAAAAAAGTAGAATTAAATGTGGGTAGAGGTATTGGCAGACCGCACATAATTGGTGCATATAATGTTTTAAAAGCCAACTATTGTCCGGTGCCTTTCTTTATGAGCACAAGAGGTTATGGCATATTTATGCATAACCCTTACGAAACAAACTGGGATATGGGAAGTACTGATCCCGAGTCCTTCACCTTTTCTGCGATAAATGGCGAGTTAGATTACTACTTTATATACGGGCCAGATTTCCCGCATATATTAGATAATTACACCAGTATTACTGGAAAAGCACCATTAATGCCCAAGTTTGCTTTGGGTTTGCAAGTAGGTACTTACAGTGGCGGAACTTGGGGGCATGAAGAAATGACTTCCACAGATTATGTAGTTGCATTGGCTAGAAGATTCCGTACAATGGGTATTCCACTAGATATTTTACACCTCGATTCAACATGGAGAATCTTCGGAAAAACCGGAGGTAAAGGAGCCACTACCTTTGAGTGGAGGCCTACCTTTGTAAATCCAGAAGCCATGTTTGATAGCTTGTATGCAATGGACATCAATATGGTTGGTGTGCACATCAGACCTAGATTTGATAATGGCAATAAGCTAAACCTACTGGAACAAGCACAGGCAAAAGGCTTAGTATATCCTGAAGAAGGTAGTCCCGGAGAATTTGTGAATTTTTTCGATCAAAAATCTGTAGACTGGTGGTGGGATAATGGAGTAATGAATGTTGCTTCTATGGGAGCTATGTTCTTTAAAACGGATGAGGGTAGTGCATTTGGTAGAAAAGCCAACGAAAGCGATAAAGTTGGTCCAACCAGCGAAGAAGCTAAAAAACTGCATAATATATTTCCGATTGCTTATGCCAAAGCACCTTACGAAAAGTTTAGTGAGTACAATGGCATACGTGGAATGAATATGACACGCGAAGGTTATGCAGGCATTCAACGCTATCCATATATTTTTGCTGGTGACTGGCCTAGTGAATGGCAGTATTTTGCTCCGGTAATTAAAGCGGGATTGAATATAGGTGTTTCTGGTGTAGGCAATTGGGCGCACTGTATGGGAGGTTTCGAGCACGATGCCGATCCGGAACTATATATCAGATGGTGCCAGTTTGGTATGTTTAGCCCAGTAGCACATTTGTTTGGTATGGATCACCCCGGTTACAAAGAGCCTTGGAACTATGGTGAAGAAGCATTAAAAATATTCAAACAATACGATCTTTTGCGCTATAGCCTCATACCTTATATATACAGCCATTCTTACGAAATGTATCAAACAGGTATGCCACTCATGCGTGCTTTGGTGTTGGAATATCAAGACGATGAAAACGTATTTGAGATTGCAGACCAATACATGTTTGGTAGCAGCATGATGATTTGCCCAGTAACAGAAAAAGGTGCTCAAACCAGAGTGGTTTATTTGCCAGAAGGAAACTGGATAAACTACTGGACAGGAGAACTTTACGGAGGCAAAGAATATTACAGTGTGTTATCGCCACTCGATCAAATGCCTATTTTTGTAAAAGAGGGTAGCATTATTCCAATGCAAGATGCTCCACAGTTTATAGGTGCAGAACCTGTTCCTCAAATAAAACTGGATATTTATCCGGGAAAAGATGCCTCATTTGAGCTGTACGAAGATGATGGCAAAAGTATGAAATACCAAGAAGGATCATATGCTTTAACTACCATCAACACTACTTCAACTGATAAAGAAGTAACAGTATCTGTAGCAAAACCTGAAGGTGATTTTCAATTACCAGATCGAAACTATCTGATGCAAATCCATATGGAAAGCGCTCCAAAATCTGTGAGTGTGAATACAAAATCGCTCAATAAACTTGCTACTTGGAACAATGGAAGTGAAAAAGGATGGTATTTTGACAGCAGCCAAAAACTGCTTTACATCCATCCAGAGATGAGTAAGAACAAAGAAATAGCAGTATCTATTCTTAAAAATTAG
- a CDS encoding glycosyl hydrolase translates to MRKSLITSLSYSKVFFSVLLVGLMLLAESCSKQVSNDRIEVNWPEVKVEMKPWTRWWWMGSAVDSANIGKLIEQYAAAGMGGVEITPIYGAVGFEDKYLSYLSPKWMENFHYTIRKANKEGMQVDMNVGTGWPFGGPQITHEFAASRLIIQNYELKAGEQLAQKIEVDDEKQKSLGVKLLALRAYNNADIQSALLDLTDKVDETGKLNWTPDTGEWTLYAAFTGKTRQKVKRAAPGGEGYTMDHMSKEALDTYLNRFESAFQGKEPGIRAFFNDSYEVYGADFSPNFFEEFKKRRGYDPTEYLRELTSKEKKDEIARIKSDYRETISDMLLENFSQPWSNWIHKQGGLSKNQAHGSPGNLLDLYAAVDIPETETFGSTYFPIPGLPNYTIDEKNVEPDPLMMKFASSAANVTGKPLTSSETFTWLGEHFKVPLAQCKTEVEQLFLAGINHVFFHGTTYSPEQAGWPGWLFYASTNMAPSNSFWPHIEGLNGYITRCQSFLQTGSSDNDILIYWPVYDIWHDSNERNKLLNIHAIEEWLHPMPFYQLSKKLAADGYSMDFSSDRQLKNASVKNGLIATSNKGQQYKTLILPTSEHMPIATLRQAIELAKAGATVIFQKLPTDVPGYYQLDERRKTFQQLINTLSFQEKQNGVAEYQIGEGVILLSDDVEKALTYKDVYRESLTDIGLKYIRKEINGNKFYYIVNHTASSIDSWIPLNSKPESVVVFDPQTGKKGLASTSFEDDKILVKVQMEPGEAFILQTASEKLDGIIDWKYTESIGTPLAVSSEWNLEFTAGGPDLPSTQTLQDLVSWTELPDKKAAAFSGTAVYTTEFDLAKKDADEYLLKLGDVRESARVWVNDKEVGILWSVPFQVRIGDYLKAGKNAIKIEVTNLMANRIIDLDKKGIEWMNYHEINFVDLNYKPFDASNWELQPSGLLGPVGILPLKVDQNNQ, encoded by the coding sequence ATGAGAAAATCATTAATCACCTCTCTATCATATAGCAAAGTATTTTTTTCTGTGCTCTTGGTCGGGCTCATGCTATTGGCAGAAAGTTGCAGTAAGCAGGTTTCTAATGATAGAATCGAAGTGAATTGGCCAGAAGTGAAAGTAGAAATGAAGCCATGGACTCGTTGGTGGTGGATGGGCAGTGCCGTTGATTCAGCAAATATTGGCAAATTAATAGAGCAATACGCAGCCGCAGGAATGGGTGGTGTTGAAATTACACCGATTTATGGAGCAGTTGGTTTCGAAGATAAATACCTCAGTTACCTTTCTCCAAAATGGATGGAGAATTTTCACTATACCATTAGGAAAGCCAACAAAGAAGGCATGCAGGTAGATATGAATGTGGGAACAGGCTGGCCTTTTGGTGGTCCACAAATTACGCATGAGTTTGCAGCAAGTAGGTTAATCATTCAAAATTATGAGCTGAAAGCAGGAGAGCAGCTAGCCCAAAAAATTGAAGTTGATGATGAAAAGCAAAAAAGCTTAGGAGTAAAATTACTAGCACTTCGAGCCTATAATAATGCAGACATTCAATCAGCTTTGCTTGATTTAACCGATAAAGTAGATGAAACAGGCAAACTCAATTGGACACCAGATACAGGTGAATGGACTTTGTATGCAGCATTTACAGGAAAAACCCGACAAAAAGTAAAAAGAGCAGCACCGGGTGGAGAAGGCTATACCATGGACCATATGTCTAAAGAAGCTTTAGATACTTACCTAAACCGCTTCGAGAGTGCGTTTCAAGGCAAAGAGCCGGGTATTAGGGCATTTTTTAATGATAGTTACGAAGTATATGGAGCAGATTTTTCACCAAACTTCTTCGAAGAATTCAAGAAAAGAAGGGGCTACGATCCTACAGAATATTTAAGAGAACTTACTAGCAAAGAAAAAAAAGACGAAATTGCCAGAATCAAATCCGATTACAGAGAAACCATCTCTGATATGTTGCTAGAAAATTTCTCTCAGCCTTGGAGCAATTGGATTCACAAGCAAGGAGGGCTTTCTAAAAATCAGGCGCATGGCTCACCGGGTAATTTGCTCGATTTATATGCAGCCGTAGACATTCCCGAAACCGAAACTTTTGGTTCGACTTATTTCCCCATTCCCGGATTACCGAACTATACCATAGACGAAAAAAATGTAGAACCAGACCCGCTGATGATGAAATTTGCTTCTTCTGCGGCAAATGTCACTGGCAAACCATTAACTTCTTCTGAAACATTTACATGGTTAGGTGAGCATTTTAAAGTGCCTTTGGCTCAATGTAAAACCGAAGTGGAGCAGCTATTTTTAGCGGGAATAAACCATGTGTTTTTTCATGGAACTACCTATTCACCAGAGCAAGCTGGCTGGCCGGGTTGGTTGTTTTACGCATCCACCAACATGGCTCCTTCCAATAGTTTTTGGCCGCATATCGAGGGCTTAAATGGTTACATTACTCGCTGCCAATCATTCTTGCAGACAGGTAGCTCAGACAACGATATTTTAATTTACTGGCCGGTTTACGACATCTGGCACGATTCCAACGAGCGCAACAAACTGCTCAATATTCATGCGATTGAAGAGTGGTTGCATCCGATGCCATTCTATCAATTATCTAAAAAACTAGCAGCAGATGGCTATTCTATGGATTTTTCATCAGACCGACAACTTAAAAACGCGAGTGTAAAAAATGGCTTAATTGCCACTTCAAACAAGGGTCAGCAATATAAAACTTTGATTTTGCCAACCAGTGAGCACATGCCAATTGCCACACTCAGACAAGCAATAGAGCTTGCTAAAGCAGGTGCAACGGTGATTTTCCAAAAGTTGCCAACAGATGTTCCTGGCTATTATCAACTTGATGAAAGAAGAAAAACTTTTCAACAATTAATCAACACGCTTTCATTCCAAGAGAAACAAAATGGAGTGGCTGAATACCAGATTGGCGAAGGTGTAATTCTTTTGTCTGATGATGTGGAAAAAGCTTTGACTTACAAAGATGTTTACCGCGAATCGCTCACAGATATTGGGCTCAAATACATCAGAAAAGAAATTAATGGAAACAAGTTTTACTATATCGTAAATCATACAGCCTCTAGCATCGACTCGTGGATTCCGCTAAACAGCAAACCAGAATCTGTGGTGGTTTTTGATCCTCAAACTGGTAAAAAAGGATTGGCTAGCACTTCTTTCGAGGATGATAAAATTTTGGTAAAGGTGCAGATGGAACCGGGAGAGGCTTTTATTCTCCAAACAGCCTCCGAAAAATTAGATGGAATTATTGATTGGAAATACACAGAGTCTATCGGGACTCCTCTGGCAGTATCAAGCGAATGGAATCTTGAATTTACTGCCGGAGGTCCCGATTTACCGAGTACACAAACTTTGCAAGATTTGGTTTCTTGGACAGAATTGCCAGATAAGAAAGCAGCCGCTTTTTCTGGAACCGCTGTGTATACCACAGAATTTGATTTGGCTAAAAAAGATGCCGATGAATACTTGCTAAAACTCGGAGATGTTAGAGAAAGTGCAAGAGTTTGGGTGAATGATAAAGAAGTGGGAATTCTGTGGAGTGTGCCATTTCAGGTGAGAATAGGTGACTATTTAAAAGCGGGCAAAAATGCTATCAAAATTGAAGTGACGAACCTCATGGCTAATCGAATCATCGATTTAGATAAAAAGGGAATTGAGTGGATGAATTACCATGAAATCAATTTTGTAGACCTCAATTATAAACCTTTTGATGCTTCTAATTGGGAGTTACAACCATCTGGTTTACTGGGGCCAGTGGGCATTTTACCTTTAAAAGTTGATCAAAATAACCAGTGA
- a CDS encoding rhamnogalacturonan lyase, whose amino-acid sequence MKFKNGAITLLLFSLFLTFSAHAQRQMEKLTRGLVVVNQGDGNAFVSWRMLGTDPDDIAFNVYRKTGNAKPEKLNEAPLTESTSLVDNQVDFSKSNTWFVKPVLDGKEQKEAKGIEKPFTIKANTIAKGYFSIPLQTPENYRPNDASVGDLDGDGEYEIVLHQTGRAHDNSHKGYTDPPVLEAYELDGTLLWRINLGINIREGAHYTQFIVYDLDGDGKAEVACKTADGTIDGKGVVIGNPTADHRNKDGYILKGPEFLTVFNGETGAAITTTNFIPPRHPDTETPTTEQLKAIWGDGYGNRMDRFLAGVAYLDGETPSLIMSRGYYTRSVIATWNFKNGDLSSVWTFDSDDGNPEHKPFAGQGNHSLSVADVDNDGKDEIIFGAMTLDDDGTGMYSTGIGHGDALHVTDLNPERPGLEVFHIQERFDDEGANFRDALTGEILWKLPSVKAGEDGEGPGRGLAINIDPRYPGAECWVRGANIRGLYSATGKKISDKTPESCNFGIWWDGDLLREILNKNTISKWDWTKEKSNVLLTAKGATSNNGTKSTPALSADLFGDWREELMLRSEDNKELRIYTTTIPTNYRFRTFMHDPVYRICIAWQNVAYNQPPHPSFYVGAEMEAPEKPEILIK is encoded by the coding sequence ATGAAATTCAAAAATGGAGCTATAACCTTACTACTTTTTAGCCTGTTTCTAACTTTTTCTGCCCATGCTCAAAGGCAAATGGAGAAGCTAACCCGAGGACTTGTTGTCGTAAATCAGGGTGATGGAAATGCCTTTGTTAGTTGGCGAATGCTAGGTACCGATCCAGATGATATTGCTTTTAATGTGTATCGGAAAACTGGCAATGCAAAGCCTGAAAAACTGAATGAAGCACCTTTAACAGAGAGCACAAGTTTGGTAGATAATCAGGTCGATTTTAGCAAAAGCAATACTTGGTTTGTTAAGCCAGTGTTGGATGGCAAAGAGCAAAAAGAAGCTAAAGGCATCGAGAAACCATTCACTATTAAAGCCAATACAATAGCAAAAGGCTATTTTTCAATTCCCTTACAAACACCAGAAAATTATAGACCTAACGATGCTTCTGTGGGAGATTTAGATGGAGATGGTGAATACGAAATTGTTCTGCACCAGACAGGCAGAGCACACGATAATTCGCACAAAGGTTATACAGATCCCCCGGTTTTAGAAGCCTATGAGCTAGATGGCACATTGCTTTGGAGAATCAATTTAGGCATCAATATTCGAGAAGGGGCGCATTACACGCAGTTTATTGTTTACGATTTAGATGGAGATGGAAAAGCGGAAGTCGCTTGCAAAACTGCCGATGGCACCATAGACGGCAAAGGAGTTGTAATTGGAAATCCGACCGCCGACCACCGGAATAAAGATGGCTACATACTAAAAGGCCCTGAGTTTTTAACGGTATTTAATGGAGAAACTGGAGCTGCCATAACAACGACCAATTTTATTCCTCCTAGACATCCGGATACAGAAACGCCAACCACTGAGCAGTTGAAAGCTATTTGGGGAGATGGTTATGGCAATCGCATGGATCGTTTCTTGGCAGGTGTGGCTTATCTCGATGGCGAAACACCCAGTTTAATTATGAGTCGAGGCTATTATACGCGCTCAGTAATTGCCACTTGGAACTTTAAAAATGGAGACCTCAGCAGCGTTTGGACATTTGACAGTGACGATGGAAATCCAGAACACAAACCTTTTGCCGGACAGGGAAACCACAGTTTGAGTGTTGCTGATGTGGATAATGATGGCAAAGACGAGATCATTTTTGGAGCGATGACTTTGGATGATGATGGTACTGGCATGTACTCAACCGGCATTGGTCATGGTGATGCTTTGCATGTGACAGACCTCAACCCAGAAAGACCGGGTTTAGAAGTGTTCCACATTCAAGAGAGGTTTGATGATGAGGGAGCTAATTTTCGCGATGCACTAACTGGTGAAATTCTCTGGAAATTGCCCTCAGTAAAAGCAGGTGAAGATGGAGAAGGGCCGGGGAGAGGCTTGGCAATCAATATAGACCCGAGATATCCCGGAGCAGAATGCTGGGTAAGGGGAGCAAATATTCGCGGTTTATACAGTGCAACCGGAAAGAAAATTTCAGACAAAACTCCTGAATCTTGCAATTTTGGTATTTGGTGGGATGGAGATTTACTACGTGAAATTCTCAATAAAAACACCATTTCCAAATGGGATTGGACAAAAGAAAAATCTAATGTTTTATTAACAGCCAAAGGAGCAACTTCTAATAACGGAACCAAATCAACTCCGGCACTCAGTGCAGATTTGTTTGGCGATTGGCGAGAAGAATTAATGCTTCGCTCAGAAGATAATAAGGAATTAAGAATTTATACCACCACCATTCCGACAAACTATCGATTCCGCACTTTTATGCACGATCCGGTCTATCGAATTTGCATCGCTTGGCAGAATGTGGCCTATAATCAACCGCCACATCCAAGTTTTTATGTGGGTGCAGAAATGGAAGCGCCTGAAAAACCAGAAATACTGATCAAGTAA
- a CDS encoding glycoside hydrolase family protein, giving the protein MKTTRRKFVSTLAMSPFLLGLNKFSFASQLSFNDDHLSAFSKKLKPIGRILEMEDWYVWGTSPIKAPDGKTHVFFSRWPASKRMGGWINSCEIAHAVADNPEGPFKFVETVLKPRAGMWDATTCHNPTIKFIDGKYCLFHMGNSNGKTNTKRVGLAIADSLEGPWKRFDKPLLEAGKGEVWDNHCTSNPSVIKHPNGQYWLYYKSWNTLDYENAKNPNIRGNRKYGLAIADKLEGPYIKYDGNPIIDYSELGDNTQLEDAYVWFDEGKFKMIARDMGIYNHEVGLYLESDDGINWSKPQIGYLPVRDYIKEPPGPSHLRKYGRFERPQLLLENDKPTYLFVASQGGKFMNTSAFVFKIG; this is encoded by the coding sequence ATGAAAACTACCAGACGAAAATTTGTATCTACTTTGGCAATGTCTCCATTTCTATTGGGGCTTAACAAATTTTCTTTTGCTTCTCAACTCAGCTTTAATGACGATCACCTTTCAGCATTTAGCAAGAAACTAAAACCAATAGGGCGCATTCTCGAAATGGAAGATTGGTATGTGTGGGGAACGAGTCCAATAAAAGCGCCCGATGGCAAAACGCATGTATTTTTCTCTCGTTGGCCAGCTAGCAAAAGAATGGGTGGTTGGATTAACAGTTGCGAAATTGCGCATGCTGTGGCAGACAATCCAGAAGGGCCATTTAAATTTGTAGAAACAGTATTGAAACCCCGTGCAGGCATGTGGGATGCCACCACTTGCCACAATCCAACAATCAAGTTTATCGATGGGAAATATTGCCTGTTCCACATGGGAAACTCTAATGGCAAAACCAATACAAAAAGAGTGGGTTTAGCCATTGCAGATTCGTTGGAAGGGCCTTGGAAAAGGTTCGATAAACCATTATTAGAAGCAGGTAAAGGAGAGGTGTGGGACAATCATTGTACATCAAATCCATCAGTTATTAAACATCCGAATGGGCAATATTGGCTCTATTATAAGTCTTGGAACACCTTAGATTATGAAAATGCCAAGAATCCCAACATCAGAGGCAATCGAAAGTATGGTTTGGCAATCGCTGACAAACTCGAAGGCCCTTATATCAAATATGATGGAAACCCAATTATCGATTATTCTGAATTGGGCGACAATACCCAATTAGAAGATGCCTACGTGTGGTTCGATGAGGGAAAGTTTAAGATGATTGCCAGAGATATGGGGATTTACAATCATGAAGTTGGGCTGTACTTGGAATCGGATGATGGAATAAATTGGTCAAAGCCACAAATTGGATATTTACCAGTTCGCGATTATATAAAAGAACCTCCTGGGCCTTCGCATTTAAGAAAATATGGCCGATTTGAAAGGCCACAATTACTGCTAGAAAACGATAAACCAACTTATCTTTTTGTCGCTTCACAAGGTGGTAAGTTTATGAATACTTCTGCTTTTGTATTTAAAATTGGATGA